ATTGCGCTCGACAAGATCATCGCGACCGGGTTGGCGACGTCGCGTCCGGCGATGTCGGGGGCCGACCCGTGGGCGGCCTGGGCCATCGCATGGGTGCGCGAGGCGTTGACGGACGGAGCCATCCCGAGTGAGCCGCTGAGCTGGCCGGCCAGGTCGGACAGGATGTCGCCGAACATGTTCTCGGCCACGATCACGTCGAAAGATCCGGGATGGCTGACGAGACGGGCCGCCAGTGCATCGATGTGCTCGCCACGGACGTCGACGTCTGGATAGTGCGCGGCCACCGTCAGGCACGAATCGCGGAACAGCCCGGTGGTCTTGGCCAGCACGTTGGCCTTGTGTGCGATGGTCACCGACTTCCGCCGGGCCGACGCCAGGCGGAAGGCCTCGTGGGCGATCCGTTCTGCCGCGGCCCGGGTGAACACGCCCACCGCGAGCGCGACGTCGGGCGTCGGCATGAATTCGCCTGCCCCGTCATACATATTGCGGTCGGCGTAGAAACCCTCGGTGTTCTCCCGAACGATGACCACATCGAGATCCGGGCACACCGCCGTGACAGTTTCGCTGAGGGCGCGGGCCGGCCGGATGTTGGCGAACAGATTGAAGTGCTTTCGGATTGCCCCGCCGGGCGACAGCGTGCCCCGGAACCGGTCGGGATAGCCGGCATTGTCGTGCGGTCCGAGGATCCATCCGGAGAGCCCGGCCAGTTCGGTGAGCGTCGACTCCGGAAGCGGCGTGCCGTACTCGGCGATCGCCGGCAGTCCGAAGGGGAGTTCGCGCCACCGCACGCCGACCGAGACACCACGCAGAGCCTGTTCGGTGACGCCGACGGCCGAGGACACGATCT
The genomic region above belongs to Mycolicibacterium sp. HK-90 and contains:
- a CDS encoding isocitrate/isopropylmalate dehydrogenase family protein, which translates into the protein MLTLGVLAGDGIGPEIVSSAVGVTEQALRGVSVGVRWRELPFGLPAIAEYGTPLPESTLTELAGLSGWILGPHDNAGYPDRFRGTLSPGGAIRKHFNLFANIRPARALSETVTAVCPDLDVVIVRENTEGFYADRNMYDGAGEFMPTPDVALAVGVFTRAAAERIAHEAFRLASARRKSVTIAHKANVLAKTTGLFRDSCLTVAAHYPDVDVRGEHIDALAARLVSHPGSFDVIVAENMFGDILSDLAGQLSGSLGMAPSVNASRTHAMAQAAHGSAPDIAGRDVANPVAMILSSAMLLRWLADRDGGTPALRVAADRIEDAVRRTLDTGVGTADIGGSASTSSFTRHVIAALPEA